A window of the Cystobacter fuscus genome harbors these coding sequences:
- a CDS encoding protoglobin domain-containing protein produces the protein MAETLFEELKRYVGFEPADGLLLRELHEVARPRFPAIADVFYARILEHEGARKALAGESQVGHLKVSLRAWMEQLLSGPWDEDYYRARCRIGRMHVRVALPQHYMLGAMNVLRQEFNLLIAEHHADQPERFRAMSFALGKILDLDLAIMLHTFREDLLAQQARHERLSTFGQLVGSIGHELRNPLGVIETSLFILKGRPLASEERAAKHLARIGEQVALANRIVSDLLDMIRDRPLKRESLRLEAVWKDALSSVHAPAGVSLLAEGLESLPTLEGDPGQIRQVFVNLMENAVQAVGDTGSVRLSGLAEPDAVVLVLEDSGPGVSETIRRRMFEPLMTTKSGGIGLGLPLVKRILERHGGSILYDPQGGGGARFVLRLALPPHSA, from the coding sequence ATGGCGGAAACCTTGTTCGAGGAACTCAAGCGCTACGTGGGTTTCGAGCCGGCCGATGGCCTGCTTCTCCGGGAACTGCACGAGGTGGCGCGGCCGCGGTTTCCCGCCATCGCGGACGTCTTCTATGCGCGCATCCTGGAGCACGAGGGCGCGCGCAAGGCGCTCGCGGGCGAGAGCCAGGTGGGCCATCTCAAGGTGTCGCTGCGCGCCTGGATGGAGCAGCTGCTCAGCGGCCCCTGGGACGAGGACTACTACCGGGCGCGCTGCCGGATCGGCCGCATGCATGTGCGCGTCGCGCTCCCCCAGCATTACATGCTCGGCGCGATGAACGTGCTGAGGCAGGAGTTCAACCTCCTCATCGCCGAGCACCACGCGGACCAGCCCGAGCGGTTCCGGGCCATGAGCTTCGCGTTGGGGAAGATCCTCGATCTGGATCTGGCCATCATGCTGCACACCTTTCGCGAGGATCTGCTCGCGCAGCAGGCGCGCCACGAGCGACTGTCCACCTTCGGCCAGCTCGTGGGCTCCATCGGCCACGAGCTGCGCAATCCGCTGGGTGTCATCGAGACGTCGCTCTTCATCCTCAAGGGCCGGCCCCTGGCCAGCGAGGAGCGCGCCGCCAAGCACCTGGCGCGCATCGGCGAGCAGGTGGCGCTCGCCAACCGCATCGTCTCGGACCTGCTGGACATGATCCGGGACCGGCCGCTCAAGCGCGAGTCGCTGCGGCTGGAGGCCGTGTGGAAGGATGCCCTCTCCTCGGTGCACGCGCCCGCGGGCGTGTCCCTGCTCGCCGAGGGGCTCGAGTCGCTGCCCACGTTGGAGGGAGATCCGGGGCAGATCCGTCAGGTCTTCGTCAACCTGATGGAGAACGCCGTGCAGGCGGTGGGAGACACGGGCTCGGTGCGCTTGTCGGGCCTGGCGGAGCCGGACGCGGTGGTGCTCGTCCTGGAGGACTCGGGGCCGGGGGTGAGCGAGACCATCCGGCGCCGGATGTTCGAGCCCCTGATGACCACCAAGTCCGGGGGCATCGGCCTGGGCCTGCCCCTGGTCAAGCGCATCCTCGAGCGCCATGGGGGCTCCATCCTCTACGACCCCCAGGGCGGGGGAGGGGCGCGCTTCGTCCTCCGGCTCGCCCTTCCCCCGCACTCCGCGTGA
- a CDS encoding response regulator, with amino-acid sequence MRSYLLLDDNLAFAENLAEILRDGGDEATVVTEGPRALSLAGTRRFDALLTDMKMPGMNGAQAVRHIRQVDPGLAVVVITAYPGEEELEAVRREGLLAVLPKPVPLAPLVSLLTHARRDGLVALIEGEPARDETLAEQLRSRGFSCVTARSVEDAEHLAGARLFAALVPPRRLGESECEALRWLRARFPTLPVFSEPVDLQTLLDTLERAHDSR; translated from the coding sequence ATGAGGAGCTACCTGCTGCTCGATGACAATCTGGCCTTCGCGGAGAACCTCGCGGAGATCCTCCGGGATGGGGGGGACGAGGCCACGGTGGTGACGGAGGGGCCGCGGGCCCTGTCGCTCGCGGGCACCCGGCGCTTCGACGCGCTGCTCACGGACATGAAGATGCCGGGCATGAACGGGGCACAGGCGGTGCGCCACATCCGCCAGGTGGATCCCGGTCTCGCTGTCGTGGTCATCACCGCCTACCCGGGAGAGGAAGAGCTGGAAGCGGTACGCCGGGAGGGACTGCTCGCGGTGCTGCCCAAGCCCGTGCCGCTCGCCCCGCTCGTCTCGTTGTTGACCCACGCGCGCCGGGATGGACTGGTGGCGCTCATCGAGGGGGAGCCGGCGCGGGACGAGACCCTCGCCGAGCAACTGCGCTCGCGCGGCTTCTCGTGTGTCACCGCGCGCTCGGTGGAGGACGCCGAGCACCTCGCGGGGGCGCGGCTCTTCGCGGCGCTGGTGCCTCCGCGGCGGCTCGGGGAGTCGGAGTGTGAGGCGTTGCGCTGGCTGCGGGCACGCTTCCCCACACTGCCGGTGTTCTCCGAACCTGTCGACCTCCAGACACTGTTGGACACACTGGAGCGAGCCCACGACTCGCGCTAA
- a CDS encoding sensor histidine kinase: MSLSSFNPPRVLVVEDNAAFLDNLRELLGDAGYLVSGASSCREARERVQDGFDVALVDLRLPDGDGTELARDLKEKVPECEVVLLTGFATLETAVAAVRAGACAYLMKPCAPNELLLTLEQTMRQVRLQAEKRELARRAQVTEKLAAVGTLTASLSHVIRNPLNAAALQLAVLERRVRRLSTEQQPALLDPLLLVRDEIRRLDHALEDFLQFARPRSFRPEPVDVLALLRRVVDFLGSKAEARRVRLELEGEESLPPLKGEEERLRQVLINLTLNALEATPEEGVVRLSAQREEDMVRLCVDDTGAGVPPELRTRVFEPFFTTKEEGSGLGLSIVHSVVSQHGGSLEVTSSPSGGARFLLRLPLVA; this comes from the coding sequence ATGAGCCTCTCCTCCTTCAATCCCCCTCGTGTGCTCGTCGTCGAGGACAACGCGGCCTTCCTCGACAATCTCCGGGAGTTGCTCGGCGACGCGGGCTACCTGGTGTCCGGTGCGAGCAGTTGCCGCGAGGCGCGCGAGCGGGTGCAGGACGGCTTCGACGTGGCGCTGGTGGACTTGCGTCTGCCGGACGGGGATGGGACGGAGCTCGCGCGGGACTTGAAGGAGAAGGTGCCCGAGTGCGAGGTGGTGTTGCTCACCGGCTTCGCCACGCTGGAGACGGCGGTGGCGGCGGTGCGCGCGGGCGCGTGCGCCTACCTGATGAAGCCCTGCGCGCCCAACGAGTTGTTGCTGACGCTGGAGCAGACCATGCGTCAGGTGCGCTTGCAGGCGGAGAAGCGCGAGCTGGCGCGCCGGGCGCAGGTGACGGAGAAGCTCGCGGCGGTGGGCACGCTCACGGCGAGCCTGTCGCACGTGATTCGCAATCCCCTCAACGCCGCGGCCCTGCAGCTCGCCGTGCTGGAGCGGCGGGTGCGGCGGCTGTCCACCGAGCAGCAACCGGCCTTGTTGGATCCCCTGCTGTTGGTTCGCGATGAGATCCGCCGGTTGGATCATGCGCTGGAGGACTTCCTCCAGTTCGCGCGGCCGCGGAGCTTCCGCCCGGAGCCGGTGGACGTGCTGGCGCTGCTGCGGCGCGTGGTGGATTTCCTGGGCAGCAAGGCCGAGGCGCGGCGGGTGCGTCTGGAGTTGGAGGGCGAGGAGTCGCTTCCGCCGCTCAAGGGCGAGGAGGAGCGCTTGCGCCAGGTGCTCATCAACCTGACCCTCAACGCCCTGGAGGCCACGCCCGAGGAGGGTGTCGTGCGCCTGTCGGCGCAACGCGAGGAGGACATGGTGCGCCTGTGCGTGGACGACACGGGCGCGGGTGTGCCTCCGGAGCTGCGCACCCGCGTCTTCGAGCCGTTCTTCACCACGAAGGAGGAGGGCTCGGGGTTGGGGTTGTCCATCGTCCACTCCGTCGTGTCGCAGCACGGGGGCTCGCTGGAGGTGACCAGCTCCCCGTCCGGAGGGGCGCGCTTCCTGCTGCGGCTGCCCCTGGTGGCTTGA
- the thiC gene encoding phosphomethylpyrimidine synthase ThiC has product MSGASKSLKVDGEVLQGITRGPLPASRKVYVSGVLNPELRVPLREISQTPTRHGHGPDVKETPNPSVFVYDSSGPYTDPDAQIDLRRGLPPVREEWIERRGDTRALPGISSEYGRARETDPRLAGLRFAHRRAPRVAKAGANVTQLHYARRGLITPEMEFVALRENLKRQAAVELSHQHPGHSWGAAIPRDITPEFVRDEVARGRAIIPANINHPELEPMIIGRNFLVKINANIGNSAVSSSIEEEVEKMVWSIRWGADTVMDLSTGRNIHETREWILRNAPVPIGTVPIYQALEKVGGKAEELTWALYRDTLIEQCEQGVDYFTIHAGVRLRYIPLTARRLTGIVSRGGSILARWCLAHHQENFLYTHFEEICEILKAYDVSFSLGDGLRPGSIADANDAAQFGELETLGELTRVAWKHDVQVMIEGPGHVPMHLIQENMTKQLAVCGEAPFYTLGPLTTDIAPGYDHFTSGIGAAMIGWFGTAMLCYVTPKEHLGLPDRDDVKEGVITYKIAAHAADLAKGHPGAQARDNALSKARFEFRWEDQFNLSLDPERARAFHDETLPAEGAKVAHFCSMCGPQFCSMKITQDVRDYAQKVGTNEAQALAAGMAEKSEEFKKAGGEVYR; this is encoded by the coding sequence GTGAGCGGAGCATCGAAGAGCCTCAAGGTGGACGGCGAGGTGTTGCAGGGCATCACCCGGGGGCCGCTGCCGGCCTCGCGCAAGGTGTACGTGTCCGGCGTGTTGAACCCGGAGCTGCGCGTGCCCCTGCGGGAGATCAGCCAGACGCCCACGCGCCATGGCCACGGTCCGGACGTGAAGGAGACGCCCAATCCCTCCGTCTTCGTCTACGACTCGAGCGGCCCGTACACGGACCCCGACGCTCAGATCGATCTGCGCCGGGGCCTGCCGCCGGTGCGCGAGGAGTGGATCGAGCGGCGGGGGGACACGCGAGCACTGCCGGGTATCTCCTCCGAGTATGGCCGCGCCCGAGAGACGGATCCGCGCCTGGCCGGTCTGCGCTTCGCCCACCGCCGCGCGCCCCGGGTGGCGAAGGCGGGCGCCAATGTCACCCAGCTGCACTACGCGCGTCGGGGCCTCATCACTCCGGAGATGGAGTTCGTGGCCCTGCGCGAGAACCTGAAGCGCCAGGCCGCGGTGGAGCTGTCGCACCAGCACCCGGGCCACTCCTGGGGCGCCGCCATTCCCCGCGACATCACCCCCGAGTTCGTCCGGGACGAGGTGGCGCGGGGCCGGGCCATCATCCCCGCCAACATCAATCACCCGGAGCTGGAGCCGATGATCATCGGCCGCAACTTCCTGGTGAAGATCAACGCCAACATCGGCAACTCCGCCGTCAGCTCCTCCATCGAGGAGGAGGTGGAGAAGATGGTGTGGAGCATCCGCTGGGGCGCGGACACGGTGATGGACCTGTCCACCGGCCGCAACATCCACGAGACGCGCGAGTGGATCCTCCGCAATGCCCCGGTACCCATCGGCACCGTGCCCATCTACCAGGCGCTGGAGAAGGTGGGAGGCAAGGCCGAGGAGCTCACCTGGGCGCTCTACCGCGACACGCTCATCGAGCAGTGTGAGCAGGGGGTGGACTACTTCACCATCCACGCGGGCGTGCGCCTGCGCTACATCCCGCTCACCGCCAGACGCCTCACCGGCATCGTCAGCCGGGGCGGCTCCATCCTGGCCAGGTGGTGCCTGGCGCACCACCAGGAGAACTTCCTCTACACGCACTTCGAGGAGATCTGCGAGATCCTCAAGGCGTACGACGTGAGCTTCAGCCTGGGAGACGGGCTGCGGCCGGGCTCCATCGCGGACGCCAACGACGCGGCGCAGTTCGGCGAGCTGGAGACGCTGGGCGAGCTGACACGGGTGGCCTGGAAGCACGACGTGCAGGTGATGATCGAGGGGCCGGGCCATGTGCCCATGCACCTCATCCAGGAGAACATGACGAAGCAGCTCGCGGTGTGTGGCGAGGCGCCCTTCTACACGCTGGGGCCGCTCACCACGGACATCGCGCCGGGGTATGACCACTTCACCAGCGGCATCGGCGCGGCGATGATCGGTTGGTTCGGCACGGCGATGCTCTGCTACGTCACGCCCAAGGAGCACCTGGGCCTGCCCGACCGGGATGACGTGAAGGAGGGCGTCATCACCTACAAGATCGCCGCGCACGCCGCGGACCTCGCCAAGGGCCACCCCGGTGCCCAGGCGCGCGACAACGCGCTGTCCAAGGCGCGCTTCGAGTTCCGCTGGGAGGATCAGTTCAACCTCTCCCTGGATCCCGAGCGCGCACGCGCCTTCCACGACGAGACCCTGCCCGCGGAAGGTGCCAAGGTGGCCCACTTCTGCTCGATGTGCGGCCCCCAGTTCTGCTCGATGAAGATCACCCAGGACGTGCGCGACTACGCCCAGAAGGTGGGCACGAACGAAGCGCAGGCCCTCGCGGCGGGCATGGCGGAGAAGAGCGAGGAGTTCAAGAAGGCCGGCGGCGAGGTGTACCGCTGA
- a CDS encoding DUF4870 domain-containing protein — protein sequence METQHRGGFITGSPSPTADEKTWGMLAHLSALIAGLFGFPFLGPLIVMLTKGKESAWVEQHAKEALNFQITVTVVLWIAALSMFCLVGFVLAPLVALVALVLTILAGIKANNGEMYRYPATVRLVK from the coding sequence ATGGAAACGCAGCATCGCGGGGGTTTCATCACCGGATCACCGTCGCCGACGGCGGACGAGAAGACGTGGGGAATGCTCGCGCACCTGAGCGCGCTGATCGCGGGCCTGTTTGGCTTCCCGTTCCTCGGGCCGCTCATCGTGATGCTCACCAAGGGCAAGGAGTCCGCCTGGGTGGAGCAGCACGCGAAGGAGGCGCTCAACTTCCAGATCACCGTCACGGTGGTCCTGTGGATCGCCGCGTTGAGCATGTTCTGCCTGGTCGGGTTCGTGCTGGCGCCGCTGGTCGCACTGGTCGCGCTGGTGCTGACGATCCTCGCGGGCATCAAGGCCAACAATGGCGAGATGTACCGCTACCCGGCCACCGTCCGGCTGGTGAAGTAG
- the moaA gene encoding GTP 3',8-cyclase MoaA: MSSLAPTQAPLSPPLKDAQGRTMTYLRLSVTDRCNFRCTYCSPASWGGKKDLLSPEEFERIVSVFAAMGIRRVRLTGGEPLIRPDILEVAQRIAAVPGIGHVAITTNASHLARLAGPLREAGVSQLNISLDTLSEATFRRISKQGDLASVLAGIDAAAAAGYASLKLNVVVMRGVNDDEVPQLIAHAHARGMTPRFIELMPFGQGTPVPTAELVEKLRTGGLPLVEDEGPQGLAAGPARYWRAPGGLVGFISPLTQNFCGGCNRVRVASNGDLRSCLGGRAQAPLHALIRGGATDEELALAIRRALGDKPEGHRFTEPGAAASLLPMMGIGG; encoded by the coding sequence ATGAGCAGTCTCGCCCCCACCCAGGCCCCCTTGTCGCCCCCCCTGAAGGACGCCCAGGGGCGGACCATGACGTACCTGCGCCTGTCGGTGACCGACCGGTGCAACTTCCGCTGCACGTACTGCTCGCCGGCGAGCTGGGGTGGGAAGAAGGATCTGCTCTCGCCCGAGGAGTTCGAGCGCATCGTCTCCGTGTTCGCGGCCATGGGCATCCGCCGGGTGCGGCTCACGGGCGGCGAGCCGCTCATCCGCCCGGACATCCTCGAGGTGGCCCAGCGCATCGCCGCGGTGCCCGGCATCGGCCACGTGGCCATCACCACCAACGCGAGCCACCTGGCGCGGCTCGCCGGGCCGCTGCGCGAGGCGGGGGTGAGCCAGCTCAACATCAGCCTGGACACCCTGTCCGAGGCCACCTTCCGGCGCATCTCCAAGCAGGGAGACCTGGCGTCCGTGCTCGCGGGCATCGACGCGGCGGCGGCGGCGGGCTACGCCTCGCTCAAGCTCAACGTCGTCGTCATGCGCGGAGTGAATGACGACGAGGTGCCCCAGCTCATCGCCCACGCGCATGCGCGCGGCATGACGCCCCGGTTCATCGAGCTGATGCCCTTTGGTCAGGGCACCCCGGTGCCCACGGCGGAGCTGGTGGAGAAGCTCCGGACCGGGGGCCTGCCGCTCGTGGAGGACGAGGGGCCCCAGGGCCTGGCCGCGGGTCCGGCGCGCTACTGGCGCGCGCCCGGAGGGCTCGTGGGCTTCATCTCTCCCCTCACCCAGAACTTCTGCGGCGGCTGCAACCGCGTGCGCGTGGCCTCCAATGGAGACCTGCGCAGCTGCCTCGGGGGACGTGCCCAGGCGCCGCTGCACGCCCTCATCCGCGGCGGGGCCACCGACGAGGAGCTCGCCCTGGCCATCCGCCGGGCGCTCGGGGACAAGCCCGAGGGCCACCGCTTCACCGAGCCCGGCGCGGCGGCCAGCCTGCTGCCCATGATGGGCATTGGCGGCTGA
- a CDS encoding HD-GYP domain-containing protein: MEAIPPIPPRILIVDDDDSVRDVISVLLREEGYNCVVASGSEMALDLAGQEETPLVISDMKMPGKDGLWLLEQLRERYPDTSVIMLTGYGDTESAVDCLRRGAVDYLLKPPKLTDLIRAIERALAKRRIELARKRYQKKLERKVRDRTTELRNALRDIAHTYQSTLLALVAALDAREHETSDHSQRVVRYTSAVAERMGIKGPELEEIGRGALLHDIGKIGVPDAVLLKPGKLTPEEWQEMRKHPDIGFQMIQNIPFLATPAQIVLSHQERWDGQGYPRNLRGQEIHIGARIFAVADTLDAMTSDRPYRKGTTFANAIAEIHRCAGTQFDREVVRAFLDIGEQALVKIKEDMQNRKLTLVQAEAHAQEAEATLARLTEDMDELDQTIPGPVGPTVRPPPAPPASSSTTGANTLNQGVVLSVLAGGRQGNPRD, encoded by the coding sequence GTGGAAGCCATTCCTCCCATACCTCCCCGGATCCTCATCGTCGATGACGATGACTCCGTCCGCGACGTCATCTCCGTCCTTCTTCGGGAGGAGGGTTACAACTGCGTTGTGGCCAGTGGCTCCGAAATGGCCCTGGACCTCGCCGGCCAGGAAGAGACGCCCCTGGTCATCAGCGACATGAAGATGCCGGGCAAGGACGGCCTGTGGCTGCTCGAGCAGTTGCGCGAGCGCTACCCGGACACCTCCGTCATCATGCTCACCGGCTACGGGGACACCGAGTCGGCGGTGGACTGCCTGCGCCGGGGCGCGGTGGACTACCTGCTCAAGCCACCGAAGCTGACGGATCTCATCCGCGCCATCGAGCGCGCCCTGGCCAAGCGCCGCATCGAGCTGGCCCGCAAGCGCTACCAGAAGAAGCTCGAGCGCAAGGTGCGCGACCGCACCACCGAGCTGCGCAACGCCCTGCGCGACATCGCCCACACCTACCAGTCCACCCTGCTCGCCCTGGTGGCGGCGCTGGACGCGCGCGAGCACGAGACGTCGGACCACTCGCAGCGCGTGGTGCGCTACACGAGCGCCGTGGCCGAGCGCATGGGCATCAAGGGCCCGGAGCTGGAGGAGATCGGCCGCGGCGCGCTCCTGCATGACATCGGGAAGATTGGCGTGCCGGACGCCGTGCTGCTCAAGCCGGGCAAGCTCACGCCCGAGGAGTGGCAGGAGATGCGCAAGCATCCGGACATCGGCTTCCAGATGATCCAGAACATCCCCTTCCTCGCCACGCCCGCGCAGATCGTCCTGTCGCACCAGGAGCGTTGGGACGGCCAGGGCTATCCGCGCAACCTCCGCGGCCAGGAGATCCACATCGGCGCGCGCATCTTCGCCGTGGCGGACACCCTGGACGCGATGACGAGCGACCGGCCCTACCGCAAGGGGACCACCTTCGCCAACGCCATCGCGGAGATCCACCGCTGCGCCGGCACCCAGTTCGACCGCGAGGTCGTCCGGGCCTTCCTCGATATCGGCGAGCAGGCGCTCGTGAAGATCAAGGAGGACATGCAGAACCGGAAGCTGACGCTGGTGCAGGCCGAGGCCCACGCCCAGGAGGCCGAGGCCACGCTCGCCCGCCTGACCGAGGACATGGACGAGTTGGATCAGACCATCCCCGGCCCGGTGGGACCCACGGTGCGGCCGCCTCCGGCTCCGCCGGCGTCCAGCAGCACCACGGGCGCCAACACGCTCAACCAGGGAGTCGTCCTCTCGGTGCTCGCCGGGGGACGCCAGGGCAACCCGCGCGACTGA
- the hisG gene encoding ATP phosphoribosyltransferase produces the protein MLKIALPNKGRLSDEVRELFNDAGLEVRVRGERALTASLGGEFEAIFVRAQDIPEFVADGAADAGVTGWDLVCESGRELEMLMDLEFGRCRLVVAAREESGIQKLEDIQDGVRVASSFTRLTQEFFAKRGQSVKVVPVSGATEIAPHLGIADIIVDLTSTGSTLKMNGLREVGTVVQSSARLIARKGHLPDAAAQLEELRQALGSVLAARGKRYLMANVPRRVLPNVHEVLPGLNGPTVVEVQGGDFVAVHAVVPARNIYRTINALKNLGCQGILVTRIERLMP, from the coding sequence ATGCTGAAGATCGCCCTTCCCAACAAAGGCCGCCTCTCCGACGAGGTTCGTGAACTATTCAACGATGCAGGGCTCGAGGTCCGCGTCCGAGGGGAGCGGGCCCTCACCGCGTCGCTCGGTGGCGAGTTCGAGGCCATCTTCGTGCGCGCCCAGGACATCCCCGAGTTCGTCGCCGATGGCGCGGCGGACGCGGGCGTCACCGGGTGGGATCTCGTGTGCGAGTCCGGCCGCGAGCTGGAGATGCTGATGGACCTGGAGTTCGGCCGATGCCGGCTCGTGGTGGCCGCGCGCGAGGAGAGCGGCATCCAGAAGCTGGAGGACATCCAGGATGGCGTGCGGGTGGCGTCCTCCTTCACGCGCCTCACCCAGGAGTTCTTCGCCAAGAGGGGCCAGTCGGTGAAGGTGGTGCCGGTGTCGGGCGCCACGGAGATCGCCCCCCACCTGGGCATCGCGGACATCATCGTGGACCTGACGTCCACGGGCTCGACGCTGAAGATGAACGGGCTGCGCGAGGTGGGCACCGTCGTCCAGTCGAGCGCACGGCTCATCGCGCGCAAGGGCCACTTGCCCGACGCGGCGGCCCAGTTGGAAGAGCTGCGGCAGGCGCTGGGCTCGGTGCTCGCGGCCCGGGGCAAGCGCTACCTCATGGCCAACGTGCCGCGCCGCGTGCTGCCGAACGTGCACGAGGTGCTGCCGGGCCTCAACGGGCCCACCGTGGTGGAGGTGCAGGGCGGTGACTTCGTGGCCGTGCACGCCGTGGTGCCCGCCCGCAACATCTACCGCACCATCAACGCCCTGAAGAACCTGGGCTGTCAGGGCATCCTCGTCACCCGCATCGAGAGGCTGATGCCATGA
- the hisD gene encoding histidinol dehydrogenase gives MSSPPLKYRGRLKELAPEARGRLLDRSGGSDARVAQRTAEIIARVRRDGDRALREMAREFDRAELGSLEIPRSVCEAALASLDPGVREALGRAARNIARAHAAQKPQAIEVETEPGILVGRRPDPLGRVGVYAPGGRAVYPSSVLMGVVPAKVAGVGEVIVCSPPGPDGVPSAGVLAAAALAGADRVFALGGAGAVAALAYGTESVPRVDRIVGPGNAYVAAAKLQVVEAVAIDAPAGPSEILVVADGSADPEAVAREMLAQAEHDPDACCVTVAVGEAQAEAVAIAVERLAARAQRREIVSRSLSERGAVLSVDSLEEAWPFVADFAPEHLLIATENPTQALPRVRNAGTVFVGQHASVAYGDYMTGANHVLPTAGLARAYSGLSVLDFYRWTTYQRVTREAASRLADDVGILADSEGLFAHAEAARAWRQS, from the coding sequence ATGAGCAGCCCTCCTCTCAAATACCGGGGCCGGCTGAAGGAACTGGCCCCAGAGGCGCGCGGCCGGCTGTTGGATCGCTCGGGGGGCTCGGACGCCCGTGTCGCCCAGCGCACCGCGGAGATCATCGCCCGGGTGCGCCGGGACGGGGACCGCGCCCTGCGCGAGATGGCGCGCGAGTTCGACCGCGCCGAGCTGGGCTCCCTGGAGATTCCCCGCTCCGTGTGCGAGGCGGCCCTCGCGTCGCTCGACCCCGGGGTGCGCGAGGCGCTCGGCCGCGCGGCGCGCAACATCGCCCGGGCACACGCGGCCCAGAAGCCCCAGGCGATCGAGGTGGAGACGGAGCCCGGCATCCTCGTGGGCCGTCGGCCGGATCCGCTCGGACGCGTGGGCGTGTACGCGCCCGGGGGCCGTGCCGTCTACCCGAGCAGCGTGCTGATGGGCGTGGTGCCGGCGAAGGTGGCCGGGGTGGGGGAGGTCATCGTCTGCTCGCCGCCCGGCCCGGATGGGGTACCCTCGGCGGGCGTGCTGGCGGCGGCGGCGCTCGCGGGCGCGGATCGCGTCTTCGCGCTCGGAGGCGCGGGCGCGGTGGCGGCCCTGGCCTACGGCACCGAGAGCGTGCCCCGGGTGGACCGCATCGTCGGACCCGGCAACGCGTACGTGGCCGCGGCCAAGCTCCAGGTGGTGGAGGCGGTGGCCATCGACGCGCCCGCGGGGCCCAGTGAGATCCTCGTGGTGGCGGACGGCTCGGCGGATCCCGAGGCGGTGGCCCGGGAGATGCTGGCCCAGGCCGAGCACGATCCGGACGCCTGCTGCGTCACGGTGGCGGTGGGCGAGGCCCAGGCCGAGGCGGTGGCCATCGCGGTGGAGCGTCTGGCGGCCCGGGCCCAGCGGCGGGAGATCGTCTCGCGCTCCCTGAGCGAGCGCGGCGCGGTGTTGAGCGTGGACTCGTTGGAGGAGGCCTGGCCCTTCGTGGCGGACTTCGCTCCCGAGCACCTGCTGATCGCCACCGAGAATCCCACGCAGGCACTGCCCCGGGTGCGCAACGCGGGCACGGTGTTCGTGGGCCAGCATGCCTCCGTGGCCTACGGCGACTACATGACGGGCGCCAACCACGTGCTGCCCACCGCGGGCCTCGCCCGGGCGTACTCGGGACTGAGCGTGCTCGACTTCTATCGATGGACCACGTACCAGCGCGTGACGCGCGAGGCGGCCTCCCGGCTCGCCGACGACGTGGGAATCCTGGCCGACAGCGAGGGCCTGTTCGCCCACGCCGAGGCCGCTCGTGCCTGGAGGCAATCATGA
- a CDS encoding pyridoxal phosphate-dependent aminotransferase: MSLPSRASYRDIPLYSPSKARCRVDLSDNTNLFGMPPAAERVLREVAVPLVTRYPVGYSPDLREAVAHYTGVDTACVTTGCGSDDVIDSTLRAFLEPGELIAFPSPTFVMMSYFAKVNGLRYAPVNLRPDFDIDVEGLLATQAKLIYVCSPNNPTGTVASRAALERLIERAPGLVLLDEAYAEFARESHLDLARRPNVLVSRTMSKAFGLASMRVGYAVGAPSLVAEVEKARGPYKVTALSERMAVAALREDVPWMRAKVAESLAVRERLVAELQGMGLTCLPTEANFVMVKLRGALEVAERMRARDVNVRAFAGLPGIGDALRIGCGPWDVIQTALDALREERR, encoded by the coding sequence ATGAGCCTGCCCTCGCGTGCGTCGTACCGGGACATTCCGCTCTACTCGCCCTCCAAGGCGCGCTGCCGGGTGGACTTGAGCGACAACACCAACCTCTTCGGCATGCCGCCCGCCGCCGAGCGCGTGCTGCGCGAGGTGGCCGTCCCCCTGGTGACGCGCTACCCCGTGGGCTACTCGCCCGATCTGCGTGAGGCCGTGGCCCACTACACCGGCGTGGACACCGCCTGCGTCACCACCGGGTGCGGCTCGGACGACGTCATCGACAGCACCCTGCGCGCCTTCCTCGAGCCGGGCGAGCTCATCGCCTTTCCCTCGCCCACCTTCGTGATGATGTCCTACTTCGCCAAGGTCAACGGCCTGCGCTACGCCCCGGTGAACCTGCGGCCGGACTTCGACATCGACGTGGAGGGGCTGCTCGCCACCCAGGCGAAGCTCATCTACGTATGTTCGCCCAACAACCCCACGGGCACGGTGGCTTCGCGCGCCGCCCTGGAACGGCTGATCGAGCGCGCGCCCGGACTCGTCCTGCTCGACGAGGCCTATGCCGAGTTCGCCCGGGAGAGCCACCTGGACCTGGCGCGCCGGCCGAACGTGCTCGTGTCGCGCACGATGTCCAAGGCCTTCGGGCTCGCCTCCATGCGCGTGGGCTACGCGGTGGGCGCGCCGTCGCTCGTGGCCGAGGTGGAGAAGGCCCGCGGGCCCTACAAGGTGACGGCCCTGTCCGAGCGCATGGCCGTGGCGGCGCTGCGCGAGGACGTGCCGTGGATGCGGGCGAAGGTGGCCGAGTCCCTCGCCGTGCGCGAGCGGCTGGTGGCCGAGCTCCAGGGAATGGGGCTCACCTGCCTGCCCACCGAGGCCAACTTCGTGATGGTGAAGCTGCGCGGGGCGCTCGAGGTGGCGGAGCGGATGCGCGCGCGGGACGTGAACGTACGGGCTTTCGCGGGCCTGCCCGGCATCGGGGATGCGTTGCGCATCGGATGCGGGCCCTGGGATGTGATTCAGACGGCGCTCGATGCGCTGCGGGAGGAGCGACGGTGA